In Lolium rigidum isolate FL_2022 chromosome 3, APGP_CSIRO_Lrig_0.1, whole genome shotgun sequence, the genomic window TCATGCAACTATGCTAGGGAAGTGCGGAGAATGCAATCAAATATTTTGGTGATAAACTGATAACAAAATTCGTCCTCCAAAAGCAAACAAATACTGAAGCAAAGTGGTAGTATCGGAATTCATTCATCCATTCAGTAAAGAGGAAGAAGCAGATGGAAAACGAATAGACAGTCAACTACAGGAGATATTGGGGAAAAAAACAACAGAACGACCATCGTCAGTTCGTCACCATCACTTGGCCGCCTCCCCATCTGACATCAGACCAGCGGAGGGTGTGCCGCGGCTGGACGGGAACGGGAAGGGAGTGCTTGGTCTTGGAGATAGGGcggggggcgggggcggcggagCTCCATCACGTCGCCCACCCTGAACCGGTTCTCCAGGTCGTGCGCCTTGTATTTTTTTTGTTGATGCGCTCCCGACGGTAGTACTTGGGTTGCTTCGCCGCGAGATCCGAGCCGGCCACCTCTGCCGCCACCACCCGCCTTGGGCATGATCAGGTGGAGGCGGAGCGGGATACTGTTTGCGGTGCGCGTACCCTTGCGTCCTGGTGCAGTCGCAGTCATGAGGGATGACCCTCTCGGCTCTCGTGGCTGCGTCGGCGACGGCATGTCCAGGCTGCCGGAGCGGTGGCGCTAGCAGCCGGGCAGCGGAAACGGCAGTGCCGTGTGATGGCACAGCGTTGTTCCCGGCGCCATCAGGATCAGGTCATCGGAGCTGGATTCACTGGTAGGAGGAAAAGACGTCCACGCCGCGGCGGCTTGTCCAGGTAGGAGTAGATTCTTTTTCAGTTGGACGGGACGGCTGAAACGTTTTTTCTCTGACTTAGGCGGTGGCAGGATTTGTAATTTCGACAGAAATAGAGGGGTATAGAAAAACGGACGACGGAAACCCTTTTTGCTTTATTATTAGGTAATAGATAGGTTTTACTTTTGCTACCATTAATTCAGAGACAAAAACGAAATtagttttggctcccgggtgcatctACACCTGCATCCTGGACCAACCTTCAGTTGACAGATGGAAGCCAGTTCGTCCGTATTCTAATGTATAGCCGATTTGTGAATAGTACAAGCAGGCCCACTGTGTATACAAGATGACGGTTGGAACAGACAGTAGGCTTCGTCTTAGACTAACGCATACTTTCCTGGACCGTGTCTGGCTTGAGGTACAATGGCTGGTGACACGCGTACAGCGGATGCGACCCAGCTGTCCAGGGATGTCTCTCCCTTTTTAATATCCTGCAACTCCATGTCCCTCGGTCGGCAcctcctcctttttcttttttcttcatcTGAATCTTGCCCAGTACTAGTTCGCAGCAGCCCATCGCCGGCGTACGGGCGCCGCTCCCGGCTCGGTCCTTGCAACTCACTGCTTCCGCCGCCCATGGAGCTTGCTGGAGCGAGCGTGTAGATGATCGTCACTGCCTCGCGCAAGTCCGAGCGCGACCGCCGGCGAGCGCAGCatgggcgccgccgccgtcgaggcggtGCGCATGCGCGACCACCTTCAAGGCGAGGCGCGGCGACTAGGCTCGGGCAGGGATAAAAAAAGGACAAGCCCAGAGCGTACGGGCGCGGCTTCCTACTCGCAAATCGCAATCCCATgccccagtggcggagccaggaattgAGACGAGGGGGGTCGAACATATAAGCTATAATTTTTTTGAAGCAGAGAAAGAAGTCTGTACAACAGAATACATGGCTTCGAACATTCAGTTTTCACAATTCAGGAAATACAACTagcaaaaacatgaaaataataaGAACTTAAAAACTAGGCAACTAGTATCATACCATCAAGTTGTATCTATGCCAGGAAGACGAAATTGTCGAGGTAGATGACCTCGACGTTCCTTGTAGGAATGAAAACGCAACATAATTTTCTTGTCATCAACTTTTGTAAATATCTCTTTCTCAACATAGCAAATCAGCAAGTCATTGAGCCAATCATCACCCATCCTGTTTCGAAGATCTGTCTTTATAATATTCATGGCTGAGAATACTCTCTCAACTGATGCTGTTGCCACAGGTAATGTCAATGCAAGTGTAATGAGGCGATAGACCAATGAAAATATCAAATGATGTCCATTTTGAACCAACTTGAGAGCAAGACCATTTAGACTATCACAAGCTAAGAACTCGGGGCTTCTCTTCATTACATCAATGTATATGTTCAGTTGGTCACTTAGGAGATAGCAATCATGTGAAGAGAAATCAACAGAATACATACTTGCAAGCTCAACTAGCTTGTCATGATCAAATCTGCTAAATGAGTCTCTAGGATCAAGGCAAGCAATGCACTTTAATAAGCGTGTAGAAGTCTCACCAAATCTGTTGTTCATCTCAACAATGTTTCTATCAAGCACCTCATTGAAGATTTGTATCTTGTAATGAtgcaagcaagtaaccatcttgcgTGAGCTCCTTGGATAACCCCTAGCATAAATGTTATCATCCATATTTGGCACTACAATATTTCTTCCACCACAAAAGTTAGTAGCGGCCATCAAGAGAGTCTCCCATCCATCATCTCTCAATTTCTGCATTAGACTTTTCACAGAGACAATCATGTTCATAGCGCAAACTATATTCTGATCTTTTGTTGCAATGCGTATGATAGATCATTTGTTAAACCAAGCACTCGAAGCATCAAATAAAAGATAATAAAAAATTCAAAGGTTTCCATATATGTTGATCATATAACCTGAAGTCAAACCTCTCTCCTCAACATCTGTCCCATCATGAGAAATGCTATCAAGCACGGAAATCACTGAATCCCACATTTGATGAATCCGGATTAGAGTTCTATGGTGTGACCCCCAACGTGTATCACCTGGTCTTGCTAAACTTGTCTCTTGATGTTGGTCTCTTCCTGGCAAGATCTCCCCATTCTCTAGCAGTGATACCATATGATCATGATGCTTTTGCAACAACGCATATTTCTTCTTACAAGAGGCACTCACCTACAAAAAAATGTCCATTTAGAAATTAGAATGCCAATTTAAGTGACCAATGACCAATCTTATTTAAATGACCAATGTACAGGGACTAACCATGCTGACAATCTTATTTAAGTGGCCAAAAAAATCACCAATAGCTAGAACACCTTTCACAACAGCCACAACCACCAACTGCAATTGGTGGGCAAAGCAATGGACATAAAAAGCTTGAGGGTTTTCAGCCAACACCAAGGTTTTTAAACCATGTAGCTCCCCGCGCATATTCGATGCACCATCATATCCCTGTCCTCTTAATCTAGACATGGATAAATTATGCTTAGCAAACATTACATCCAAAGATGCTTTCAAAGAAGCCGATCTAGTATCAACAACATGCATAACTCCAAGCAATCTTTCCAAAACCTCTCCTTTTCCATTGACAAACCTACAAGCAAGACCATATATTCAATAAACTAGCACACTAGCATTTCCATGTTGAGAAACTAGAAATGTGTAATAACAAGTAACTAACCTCACCATCACGGCCATTTGCTCTTTAACCGATACATCACGAGACTCATCAACAAGTAGAGAGAAGCTAGCATTTTCAACCTCACTCATTATGACTTCCATAGTCTCTTCCGCACATGCTTGTGATATATCTTGTTGGATTTCATGAGATGTCAATTGACAATTGCCAGGAGCATTTTCATTGATCACATCCGCTACCTCCTTGCATCTTGCGCCATACCAATCCAACAACTCACGGAAATTACCCTTGTTCCTAGAAGTGCTAGACTCATCATGCCCACGAAAAGCTAGACCTTGTTCAATAAGAAACCGTACAACACCGACAACAGCCCTCAAACGAATTTCATAATCAACATGTGATTTCTCCTCTTGAGATGTGATAGCATATGCCACACTTTGCTTCTTATTTCTGAAATCTTCACAATtacttcttgcattgttgtgaatacTAGATGGTCCTCCCACATGAGACTTGAAATTTTCCGatgctttcttccaatttctaaaCCCCGACTTTGTGAAAACATCATGTCCAAATTGTGAACTGTTACTTGAAGATTtgaaaagaaaacaataaaaacaaTATGCAGCATCCTTCTCCACACTATACTCTAGCCAATCGTATTTGGTATACCATGCATCTAGAAATGACCGCCAATCCGGACCAAATTTGGTTTTGCGAAAATTATGACCAAGCAAACGACTCGGACCTCTCGACAAATATGCCCATCTCATTTTATCTCTAATCTGTGGGGTACTAAATTCATCAATTGCTCTTCGCATTCCAGGATCTTTCTTTACATTTGCTAGATCaaacatttcagtttcaggaacaTTTGCTTCTTGAGTGTTCTACAAACAATGAGCAAAATCATACATAATTATAACTTCCATAGTTTCATATAGGCAAAATTACAAACAATGAGCACACCGAAATCGGAACCGTAGCTAGAATTTTAACTCGTcggtcctcttctccttcctcggccTCCCTCCAGATTCTTCTTCCGCAGCCTCTATCTCTTCTTGCTCCAGTATCCAGGCCGCCAGTGCCACCTCGTCCTCGGCGTCCATCAGTCTGCGACGTCCGAACCGAGAACAGGGCGGGACGGAAGAGGACGCGCGGCGGCCTGGCGAAGGGAGAGGAGCTGCAGCGGTCGAGCGGACggagaggaggagcggcggccggCCGAGGGACAGGAGGCGCGGCGGCTGGGCCGAGCCGCCGATGGGCAGGACGACAGGACCGCAGGACGGCAGGAGGCGCGGCGCCGGGAGCTGAGAGCACGCGCGGCGGCTtggcggagggagaggagagcACGCGGCGGCCGGGCGGACGGAGAGGACGAGCGACGGCCGTGCCGAGGGGCAGGAGGCGCGGCCGCGGGAGCAGAGAGGACGCGCAGCTGCGGGTGCGGCCTGCGGGAGACGGGGAGAGGACTTAGGGATTGCTCCCGATGCtagttctttttttctttctaactGACCGATGCGGTCATGCAGGCTGCCTGGCTGGTCGACCTGGGCCTTGGTATCTGAAGTGTGTATCCTGGCGAGCCGGGTCGGCCGACCAGGCTCGACCCCCTGGTGGCGCCGCCGTTGGATGGAGATGTGCAGAGGAGAGAGGACGCGCTGGGGATGGAGATGTGTGTCCTGGACCATGGTCCAGCTTAATCCTGAAGTCATGTACACCCGGTACAGTCCCTCCGTCCCCATCAATTCGGCCGCCCACCGTTGTCGCACCGTCCCGTACGCATACGGCGTTGAATGGTCCACCCTCCGTatatgctttttccagcgagttgCAGTCAGATTTGTGGTCCAGCAGCACACATCTCACAGCTGCATCCAATGGTCCAGAAGGTGGGTGCAAATAGACTCGAGAGACAAAACTGCACTCCCAGACAAAAAAGGCTATACACACACAGCATAAGCACGTACCGGTAACTTTTCACTATAATCCAATTGACCGGCTATACGTGCATAATTTCATTTCCCCTAGAAAATAAAAACTTTAGTTAACAATTCAAATTCTGCTACGTATTTTTCAGTTTATTAAACAAATTTAAAGTACCAATTGGCCTGAGACCTATCGGAGGACCAAGCCATGCGATTTTAGTTGTTCCGGCGCTTGGTCGCAATGTCCAGCGGAACAATCTCACGATTGGATGGCTTATATCTACCCAATTGTAtcgacactagtggaaaacaggcctttagCACCACTTGGTAAGGGACTTTTTTACTGGTTGCCCAACCGGTGCTAAGtatccggtgctaaaggtcctcccctttagcaccgattcagttacgaaccggtgctaaaggggcaccacGTGGTGGCTGCCGAGCGCACGAGcgagaggacctttagcaccggttggaAAACTCTCCAAAACGCTGTAgcggtagaaccccgctaccgGTGCCTTTTTTTATATCCaattttttcgaattattttttcgctcccttttttcttttttcttctgaatttttaatattttagttatttcacaagtttagtctctaactgcacttatctctagtcgtgatcaaacttcccgctcgtttacccatccttccactactccagcactagcacgcttaactttcgagTTCCTTCCCGTCTCGCATTCAAGTGCTTCGCGCATATGTatgtgatattagtatcatatcaatcctactaacatgttggtcgatgtcatatttctttattgtttgaatttaaaataattcttttaataaacaaaagtaatgatgtaataataa contains:
- the LOC124699660 gene encoding zinc finger MYM-type protein 1-like; its protein translation is MFDLANVKKDPGMRRAIDEFSTPQIRDKMRWAYLSRGPSRLLGHNFRKTKFGPDWRSFLDAWYTKYDWLEYSVEKDAAYCFYCFLFKSSSNSSQFGHDVFTKSGFRNWKKASENFKSHVGGPSSIHNNARSNCEDFRNKKQSVAYAITSQEEKSHVDYEIRLRAVVGVVRFLIEQGLAFRGHDESSTSRNKGNFRELLDWYGARCKEVADVINENAPGNCQLTSHEIQQDISQACAEETMEVIMSEVENASFSLLVDESRDVSVKEQMAVMVR